The following coding sequences lie in one Miscanthus floridulus cultivar M001 chromosome 9, ASM1932011v1, whole genome shotgun sequence genomic window:
- the LOC136479875 gene encoding uncharacterized protein: MVNPIINMKCLTKVLMDGGSGLNIMYAETLDAMGIDWLCIQPIGAPFHGIVLGEQAVPLGQIDLPVTFGDLANYRTETLTFEVVAFHRTYHAILGRPCYTKFMAIPNYTYLKLKMSGPRGVITIGTTFQRTY; this comes from the coding sequence ATGGTCAACCCGATCATCAACatgaagtgcctcaccaaggtgctgatggatggaggcagcggcctcaacatcatgtacgctgagacacttgatgccatgggcatcgattgGTTGTGCATCCAACCAATcggggcgcctttccatggcattgtgctgGGGGAGCAAGCTGTACCGCTTGGGCAGATTGACCTACCAGTCACCTTCGGGGATCTGGCCaactataggacggagaccctcaccttcgaggtggttgcaTTCCAtaggacctaccacgccatcctaggacgaccatgctacacgaagttcatggccatccccaactacacctacctaaagctcaagatgtcaggcccacgtggggtcatcaccatcggcaccaccTTCCAGCGCACTTACtag